The Filimonas lacunae genomic sequence AAAGCCTGTAATTTCATGATGGCTTTCTTCTCCAATTCAATATCACTATTAACCTTAGTAGTAGGAAAGAAATTGAAAATATGAATTTCACTGGCTTTTGATCCAATCCTATTTACCCTCCCGATACGTTGCATTAATCGTGTTGAGTTCCAGGGAGTGTCGTAGTTAATAATGATATTGGCTCTATGCAAATTCACACCTTCTGCTAGCACCTCAGTGGACAATATAATGTCGTAATCGTTTTTCTGTTCCATTAATGGATAGTTAGCGTCGAAATTGGCTCTTATCACAGGCATACGTTCTTTTCTTGACTTACTATCTACTGTAATAACCCTTTTATCAATTTCAGCTTTAAGCTTTAATTCTAAATAAGCTGTAGTCTCTTTACTTTCTGAGAATACGACAAGCTTTTGCTCTTTATTTATTTTTTTATTAAATAGCTTTTCTTTTAGATAAATTACAAACTGAGCTAACTTAGGATCTTCATCAACTCCCCTCCAATCCATATTTAACTCCATTAAGATAGCATAGTCTCTCTTAAGGCCAACGATAAACTCTGGTTCAAAATCATCGGGTTCGCATATTTCAATAGTAGGATCTTCTAGAGATTTATTAAGCAGCAAGTCTAATAACTCTTCCTCTTTACCCTCATTAATATAATCCGATACGGGAAGATTAGGCGCTATATAAATCTTACCATTATCGAACATCCTCACCATCGCTTTTGTCGCATTTAGAAATCGCTCCAATGATTGTTTGAATGCATGAAAACTGCTATCGATTCTTTTTACCAGAAGGGTTTTCATAATTTTAGCCAACTGGGATGAGATCATATCTGCCTTCTGGTATTTATTCTTTCTGTGCGGCTTTAAGAAGCCTATGGCTCTATACCTGTTATAGGTCAATCCGTCTGTGGGATGACTTAAGCAACGAATTGTTTTATCATACAGCAAATCTAGTCGTGGCTCTAGTTCATAAAATATTTTTTCCGGTTTTTGAACATGTGGAAAGCTAATACCTTGATCGATTAAATCTTGAGCATATTGTTTATGAATAGTTAAGTCAGTCCTTGTTCTCCTTACAGTAAGAGGTTCTATTATTTTTATCCTAATTTTATCATATATATGTTTTACACCTTCTTTTACTTTTTCTAAATTCTTTTCATCCCTTAACTTTCTATATGCATCGATTTGCTGTCGAAAAAACTGCTGAAGGTTTCCTACTTCAAGAGTAGAGTTCTTGCTGTCCTGAAATAGGTATACTTGATTAGCAATGTCTTCGGGTCTGTTATTAAGAGGGGTTGCAGAAACTAAAATAATTCTTTTTAGTTCACGACTGCCGTCTGGTAAAATCTTTTTAGTTCGTGACTTGCAGATTTTCTGCAAATCATTATACATTCCAGAAGTATCAGACCTAAATTTGTGTGCTTCATCAACTATAACTAGATCGTATTTATCTGGGTTATTAATTCTATGTAAACTTCCATTAGTGATGATCTCAACATTATCTAAGTGAAACTTATCTATTGTCTCTACCCAATTTTCTTTCAGCGCAGGAGGTACTATTATTAATGTTCTTGAGCGGTAGGTTGGGAATCCGTTTGAATAGAAGTATTTCTTCGCAATCAATGTAGATACAATAGTTTTTCCTAATCCAACAACATCAGCTAAGAAGAATCCATTATGCTTTATCATTTTCGAATACCCATCATTTACTGCATCAATTTGATAGGTCAATCTCTTAAAGCCTTTTGGTAAATCTGTTATAGAATTCGGATCAAAATCTATGCTTTTACCAAAATATTCTACAAGGAACTTTAAATATACTTCATAAGGTGTAAAAGTAGCATTAAGGAAGGTCTCCTTTGTTAACCTTTCAATGTATTCTTCCGCTACAGGCGTTGATTCCTTCCACAGTTTTTCGAAGGTCTCCTTTGCAAATTCAATATCGGAATTGTCTCTAAGTTCAACATTGAATTCGAAATTATGGCTGAGTCCAGCTTCAGTTAAGTTACTGGATCCTGTGATAACAGCGCCGTACCCATGACTATGTTTTTCTTTTTCTCGGAAAATATAAATTTTAGCATGGATATTTTGTTTAGGGTGTATTCTTATTAGAACTTTTTTAGTTACGATATCGTGTATTAATTGTGTCATTCCTCGTTCTACATCTTGATCATATTCAGCAGTTTGAATATTTTTTTTGATTTGATTGAAGAAGTCTTCTTGTGCACGTTCTATGTCGCCATCAAACAATAATCCTTGTTGATAGGCTTGGTGAATCATCTTATCAATATTAATCCCCACCAATATTCTTATCTCATCACTTTTTTCTATAAATTTCCTGATTCGGAAATATCCTGATGCATGAAAATAACCAACCAGCGCATCAAAAAAGTAGATATTTCGATATTTGAATATGCCTTCAATTTTATTTAGAAGCGTATTTTCATTTTCGTTAGTGAAAAACTTTGTCGACATCTTATTACTTCATTTCCTTTGCAGGTATTTTAATATATTTTTCAGCCATCTTTAGCCCTTCAGGTAAATATTCCATTTCCCCAAAATCTTTATTTATTTTATCAGCAATAAACCTAGCTTGAATATCCTTAAGGTTTATTTGTAAAATTTCGGAAAGAGGTTTTAAATACTCAGGTAACGCTGAACGTTCATTCCTTTCTATTTTACTGAGTGTCGAAGTATCTATATCAAGATAAGCTGCAACTTTTCGAAGCGGTAACCGCTTTGCATCCCGATATAGCCGAATATAACTACCAAAGGATTCCATTTGACAAAATATTTTGGACAATTGTGTCAAAATTAGGAAATATATTTCTCATTGTCAAGGTGTTTATTATATAAACAAAAAGCCACCTATTTCGGTAGGTGACTTATAATATCATATCAATCCCGCGTTATTTCTTCTTTTCTCCCAAAAGCTTTTCTAGTAAGATAATCTTGTCTCGTTCACTTTTCAATAAAGCTTCGTATAATTTTTTATTTTCCTCTATAGCCTCTATGTACTTATCCATAGGATTAAACGTACAGTTAAAATAATCGCGGCCAAAGTGAGTAGAGTTTGCAGTAGCCCCTTCATAATTATGCTGAATATTATAAATAGCCGCCTCCTCATTAAAGTTCTTAATCGCATCTACCGGCACCTTTAGCGTCTTTGCAATCAACTCCAACTGTTCCGGTTCAATGGTTTCTTTGGTTTCTAATAAAGAAACACTCTGCTGGCTGATATTGAGGGCATCAGCCAATACATCCTGTTTAACATGCAAGATTTCTCTAAGGCGTTTTACCGCGCGTCCTTGGTGTACTTTTTCAGGCATACTGGTAATTGTCATAGTCACAAAGATATTGAAAACTAATAATTTGGTATCCTACTTCATCCGGGCTGGTTAGATACCAAGGGTTATTCCCGGTTAACTATTCGGTAAAATACAACTAATTTTTGTTAACGCACAGGCTTGCTTAGTGGGGTACGGTTCCCGGGGATGGTAATTTACCACACGAATCAGGTATCAAACAGCCGCCAGTAGTGCAATACTCTACCGGAGCTATTATGGACAACCATCTCCCTTAACACCATTAAACTAGCCAGTTATGCCAATCTCATTTGAAAACAACACTATTGCCACATTTTCCACGGCTGCGCCAGCCCCGAAAAGTGCCCCCCAGACTATAGAACTGTTCCTCGGTATATTTGCCCATGAACTACGCACACAGGTAGCCGGCACTGTCCAGGTTTGCCGGTATATCCGCGAAGGCAGCAAGTCGGAAGCCTTCTTTCAGGCGCTGGAAACGACAACCCTTGATACCCTACATATATTGGACAATATGCTTGCTACCGTAAAATTCCATAACGGTAAACTGGATATTACACCTGCCTACTGCCAGATTGATTTCCGGTCATGGATAACACCGGTCATTCGCCAACAGGAAAGGACTGCGGCCCTGCAACAAAAGGATGTTTGCCTGATACTGAATCCCTCGCTGGAAAATATACAGGTTACCACAGACCCTGTAAAGCTGGGGCAGATACTGCAAAATCTGCTCTCCAATGCCCTTAAATACAGCCATCCCGGCACTGTTATTACCGTAAAATGTAGCTTGGAAAGTAACATAATCACTCTACAGGTTATCAATCAGGGCATGGAAATCCCACCGGATAAAGCCTCCCGTTTATTTATGCCATACGAGAGATTAGACAATGGTCTGGCTGGCACCGGGCTAGGGCTATTTCTCAGCGCGCAGTATGCACAGGCTTTGGGCGGTGTTCTTGCTGTACAAAGCGAGCGGGGAAATACCGTTTTTACGTTAACCCTTCCCGTTTATCGCTAAACCGTCATCTAAACAACCTAAAAAAGTATCTATGCGTGCACATTTACCCCATCTTTCCAAACAGCAGGTCATACAACTGGCAAAGCTGATAGAGAAAATCCTACTTGTTCTGCAACCGGAACTGATCTGGTGCTTAGGCACCCGTACTACCATTATGCAGGATTGGAGTTGCTTCTGGCCGGGTGAAGGTTACCGGGAAACGATATTCCCAACAACGTTCGACTTGATGATCCTAACCACAGATATAGAAAAACGGCCGGAATACGAGCTTATCCAGCTAATAGAACAGCAAGCGGCATCATTACCCTGTGAAATCACCTGTATGGTGCAGAAATATGCCGCATTTATGGATGGCTTGTCTTTCGGTTACCGTTTTGACACTACCGTTTACCGTAAAGCCGTACCTGTTTACAGCAGCGGAAGGCCATTTCCAGCAGAACTGCCCGTTGAACCAGCGAAAGAAGAGATTAAAACACGGATTACCACCCAGTGGAACCGGTGTTTTACGACTGCCCAACGGTTTTTCAAGACAGCCACTGATTGCCAACAGGAGAACTGGCTGGAGCAAGCAGTATTTAACCTGCATCAGGCAGCACAACATACCTGCATGGCCATATTAAGAGGAATCACCGGATACCGGTCAACTACCCATAACCTATCCCGCTTATTGGCCCTGATTGACAACTTTAGCATGGAGCCATCTGCTATTTTTCCCCGATTGACAAGGGAAGAAACGGAACTATTCAACCTGTTAAACAAAGCCTATTCGGATGCCCGCTATAAAGAAGATTATACTGTACCTGCTGAAAAGGCTGCTATCCTCATAGACAGGATAAAGGAATTAATGTCCGTAGCCGAATCCCTTTACCAGACAAAGCTGCAAGAACTGGATAGGCAACCAATTATATTCCCTATAACAACTACACATGATACGACAGCCTAACCGCCCATACGGAAATCCCGATAGATCAGGGCCAAACATGACAATAGAAGTATTCCTGCCAGCAACATTCCAAATGGCTTGTAAGCAACTGGGAGTGGATGAGCAGGAAGCTATCCAGTTCTGGATAGATCATATCCTGATTGTCTCCTATGTATTAAACGAGGAAGAAGATATTTACTCTTTAGCCACATCGGTGTTTGCTGCCTATACGCATACAATCCACATCAAGGCGATCCCGGATAAGGTTAAAAGAGAAATATGTATATACTATACTCAAAAGACAATCGCGCTGATAAGCGAGGCAGTTCATACAAAAAGCTGTACAGCCCTGATCAAGGAATGGTATCAGCAACTGGACAAACACAATAACCGGCAATAAATATTAACCATATGAAAAAGCAACTTACCCTGCGCCACACGCACGACAGCTATATTCTTACGGAAATTACCCAATGTACCTTGCAGGCACTGGTTCAGTTTTACGTTAACCACGTATCGGTAAACGATTTTCTGCATACCAATGATCCTGCAATCGTAAAAGCCACAAAGGTGTTCTTGTCCTTCACAAAAGAGGAAGAGAGAAACACGCCGGGATAAGCTACCCGGCAAATAAGGGAGGAGGAATTATTACCAGTTTTTATTATATTAGTAGCATGCCTACGAAAGAAACTCCCTTAAACCCACCCCGCAACCATGTAGCCCCTCTACTGCTACAAAAATTCCAGCATGACTATGAGGCAATAATGGAGCACTACACCTTATTGCAACAACTGGAAATTACCGAACACCTGCTGAGCCTTGTACATTTGGCCCGGCAGGAGAGTGCTCATAGCGATCAATTCTGGCATCAGTACAAAGCAAAGGATTTAGCGTTACTCAAACGCTATGGCAAAACCCTTAAGCCTTACGTGAGCAAGAGCTTTCACGCCTATTTTCACTACGATACCGTGCTGGCGCAGAAAGAAATTTATTCCAGTGAGGTATTCAATAGCTTTCCGGGAGCTGAACAATCCTTATCAGCAGATGAAATCAGTCAATTTCTCCAACTTTGTCAAAACGTGCTGGACCGGGCCATTCATTTTCTTTACCTGCAAAAAGAGCCGGAGGGGCTTGACGTAGAAACTATAACTGCACCTGCTACAGAAGAACCGGATAAAGAGGCAACCCGCTACCGGCAATTGCTCACCTTATATTACCTGCTCAAAGCAGGGTTCCAGACAGAACACCGGGATAATGGCAATATCAGTGATGTAGTAAGACTGGCGCACCTGCTGACAGGAGTAAAGTTTACCAGCCTGCAAAATTCAGACATCTATAAGAAATACGCTAAAATACCCGATCACAAAGCAGGCGCACAGTTGTTGGCAGACCTTCAATATATTCGCCCTTACTTCACAGATCTTCACCTGGACAGTGCTGTTGCCCTTATTGATGAAGATATTCGGCAGCATGCTAAAGGGATCAGGAAATAACAACTATTGCTTACCGCTAATACAAACAGTTTATCGTTAAACGGTATCCTCAATTGAAGCCTACTAACTATTTTTAAAACATAGGTATCCCTATAGGGGGATACCAGCCCTCTTTCTATTCTCATCTTTGCATACAGAACGGTAAACGTAAAAAATTAACTCCGTTTACCGGTAAACCCAACCTGTATGTCAACAACAACACCTGACTCAAAACAAGTACCACCTGATCCAGCAGCGGCAAGGGAGAAAGCCCTCAGAACGCCTATAGCTCCGCAGGACCTGTTAAACCGCCTATCTGGTATATTACCCACAGAAAAGGAGGGATTACAACCATGGTATAAGTTATTGACTCATCCGCTGATCGTTATAGCGGGCCTCTGCCTGCTGGCTTATTGGTTATATACACAAAAGCACCCGTCACCGCAAGCCCAGGACCCTGAAAAAGCAAGACTGAAAAAACAGGAGAAGAAGTGGAAGAAGCGGAATCAACAAGACCAACACAAAGCTATTAGCGATAACCATAATACTGCAACCGGTCTCTCGCTGATGGATTAAGAACTTAAAAAACACATCACCATGCAAAGTGCTAACAAACCGGCTACAACCAGTTCACACACTATTCCCATTGATGTTTTACTGGACATCATCCGCATCCTGTTCAATAACCGTCTACACTGGCAGGTAGAAGGCATCAATGAGCAGGAAAGCACCCTGCTGGTACAAATCACCCACCAACAGGGTAACCCTAAACACCAGAAAGCCTTACAAAACATCATTGGCATATTGGGTGATTACAATTATTACGTTAAAGGCACTCCACAGGATGAAGCCATCGACTATTAACAAAATCATTTACCGTTAAACTGAAATCAATGACAACTACCTGTCAATACTGTGGCACACCCATGCAAGCCTTACGGAGCACCCGTAAATATTGTAGTGATACCTGCAAGCAGTTAGCATTTTACAAACGAAACGGATTGGCGTTAGCAGATGCAGAGACTAACACCTTAAACGGTAATGAACCAACAGTTTTGCCGGCAGAAGCAAAAACAGATGTAGATAAATCAGATTATATGGTAAGGCAACAAGACCAACCCTACCAGCAGGTATATTCCCGGCTGCTGGAAGCAGTGCAGGAATGCCTGGATAGTAATAACTACACATTTGTATTTGAAAACCCAGACCAATATTGGGGAACCTATGCCATACAGCCAGTAAAATGGGTAAGCCTTCGATTGCGCTGCCTGTTGGAAAACATGCTTCGTTTAAGCAATATCCCTTCCATACCTAACGAGACATTAACGCTTTTGCGGGATTCGTTTGCTGATATGGCGGCGGCACGTCCTTACCGGCAACTGCCTGCTGATTATCCCTACACCGCGCTGGTAAAAGACATCATACATAACCTTGACCGCATTGTTTATAATGTTAAGCCGAAAGGCAAAACCCGCTTTCGTTTAACGCTTAACCGGAAAGCATCCCTCATTGCCTGTCGTTTTACGCTGGCAGCTATGGTGCCGCTGGTAAAGTTCCGTGAACTCAACTTTTCAGAATAATCATTTCATAACCTCTAAATCCATTTATTTTATGCAAACAGTTATCACAAAACGCGAATTACAGGTGCCTGTAAATGTGCTGATCCGGGTAGCCGATGTGTTACTGGAAAACGAAATTACCAATAGCATTACAGGCACAGATGAAGAGGATGGCCACATCACTATTGAAGTGGAATACGAAAAAGAACAGCGGAATGCCATCCATGAAGCCGAAGATATTATCTGCGACTACCATGAAAATGAGGAAGACGAAGAAGATGATGATGAGGAGGAAGATTAACGCCAGCTTTACCACCACTGCAAGATTTCCTGTAGTGGTGTTTCTATTTGCCCAAGAATTTAACCCCTAATCTGATACCCATGAAAGGTAAAATTTCAATACTAAACCATATTATATGATAAAACGTGACGATCTACTAATCATGCGAGCAATAGCACTCTGTTTTAAACCTTTCCTAAAGCCAGAAGAAGCACTGATTTATTGTAACCTTGGCCGAACGCAATTCGCTAAGAACTGTGAAGAATATGGCGTTTACAAAACCAATAGTGGCTATTACAGGAAAGAAGATATAGATAAGATGTTGTCCGGTGAAACAGCGGCAGTGCAGGCTGCAACCCCGCACATCAAGTTAAGAGCTGCATAAAAAACAGGGCTATTCATCATCGAATAGCCCTGTTGCTTTAACTTACCTCACCCTGAAATAAGTTACCATCTTAAAGGAAACCCGCAATATTAAAAGAAGGCAAGTGACTGATCGCCTCCGACTGATCTTTGGGCTTATGCCTTTTGTAAGTCTGTTGTACCTGCCTTGTAGTGGTATGCCCCATGAGATACGCGATAGTCACATCATCCACATTCTTATCCTTTAAAAGAATAGAGAAACTTAACCGGGCGCAAGACCATGTTACGTATTTATTGACACCAGCCCGTTTAATCCATTCTCCCAACACCTTATTGGCACCATTAGCTGTAGGCAGGCTGAATACTTTATTGGTCGAAGTTGTCTTACTTAGGGATAGTTGTTTTATCTCTTCCAAAATAGCAAGGGCTATAGGGTGCAGGGTAAGCACCACAGGCTTGCCGGTTTTCTGCTGTATGATCCTTGTAATTAATGTGCCACCTTGTAGATCCTGCCATTCCAGCCTTTTCACATCCACCCATCTCAGCCCGGTATAACAACTAAACAAAAATGCCAGCTTCACCTGCTGGTTAAAACAGGGAGTGTTAAGTAAGGCAACGTATTCCTCTGATTCCAGGTGTTCCTTCAAAGCAGCGCTAGGATTGCGTACAGCCGGAATATCCTCTGTCGGGTTATTCCTGAAATATCCATCCTTAGTAGCAGCCTTTACCACCCACTTAAAACGTGCATAATAGTTAGCCGGAGTTTCGCCAGTCAATGTATCCAGCAAATGCCGCCGGAACCGTTTACAAAAGTTTTCCGTAATATCTACCGGTGAAATAAAATCACTTTTGATATAAGCCTTAAACTTGGTAAGACAGCAGGCCAGATGCCGGTTGCCTTCCCGTTTATTTAATTTGATATAGTCCTCAAAATACTCAACAAAGTTTGCCTTGAACTTATGAGCGGGGATAATCGGTGTACCTACCGCCTGCTGCTCAATAGTTAACTGGCTCTTTTTAGTCTCCAGTATCTTCAGTGCTTCTCTGTTGAAGTTCTTTTGAATCTGGTTTTGCGGGTTGGCATAAATAAATACCCCGGTAGAAGGTCGCTGTCCGGGGCCGCGACCTAAATCATAAAAGAAATAGATCTTGTCTCCTTTCTTATTGAGCTTTTCTCCAATGTTCATAGGATTTCTTTTTTAAAGGTTACGGGAGAGAAGTCCAATGAGTGTGCCATGCCAACAGTAAAATTAGTCTGATTAAAACCTGTTACCAGCAAGTGAAAGTTTGCGAGAGAAAGCGGGAACAACAATCTTGAAAATAATTTTGAAAACCACCCTGTACAAAATGGCAGAACTGCCATATAGGCTTGGCTTTCACTGCCAGCAGCGAGTGTCATGGGGTGTGTCAAACCGGGTGTCAAATATGCCTTTTCAACCCGTTTTTGATACAAAAACCTCTTGGTTAGATTCCGGTTGTGTTCCGGTGGAGTGCCTGCAATTTTGAGTGTCATTGCGAGTGTCATTTGAGTGTCGTAAATAGTGGGAAAAAGGGCTAAAAAGCAGGAAAATCCGACACTCGCGAAAATAAAAAAGCCTTACAAATCAATGACTTGTAAGGCTATCAAGTGCCCAGAACTGGATTCGAACCAGCACATCCTTGCGGACGCTGCGACCTGAACACAGTGCGTCTACCAATTTCGCCATCTGGGCATTAAAGAATCAGGTCTAAAAAATTCAGGTCTAAAGAACTATTCCCTCAGAATCAACCCGTTGCGTTGTCGTTGGGAGTGCAAATATAGAATTCATTTTATTTCTACCAAAAACTATTTAGCTTTTTTGAAAAAAAATTAGCGCCTGGGTTGCCTATTGTTTTGAAATAAAAACGAATGCCCCCCTGCTATAAAAAGGCCAGTCCCCTACTGTTAAATGATCAATAAAGTTGTTTTTACTATATAACAGGATGCAAGTTTTAGTTTATTATCATAGTGACATTTCACAGTTCTTTATTAACCAATTACAACTTATGACGAAGCAAATACCGGTAACCACCGCACTTCTTGCCTTGTTGTTTTACACCAACATAAGCCTGAGCCAGGAAGCTGCCATGTCATCCCTTTCCACCAATAGCGCTGAAAGCTTTACCCAAATACAGGATAGCCTTATTAAAAGAGAAATTGGCTTATTTAACCTCAAAGGCAGCGCAACAACAAAC encodes the following:
- a CDS encoding helicase-related protein, whose product is MSTKFFTNENENTLLNKIEGIFKYRNIYFFDALVGYFHASGYFRIRKFIEKSDEIRILVGINIDKMIHQAYQQGLLFDGDIERAQEDFFNQIKKNIQTAEYDQDVERGMTQLIHDIVTKKVLIRIHPKQNIHAKIYIFREKEKHSHGYGAVITGSSNLTEAGLSHNFEFNVELRDNSDIEFAKETFEKLWKESTPVAEEYIERLTKETFLNATFTPYEVYLKFLVEYFGKSIDFDPNSITDLPKGFKRLTYQIDAVNDGYSKMIKHNGFFLADVVGLGKTIVSTLIAKKYFYSNGFPTYRSRTLIIVPPALKENWVETIDKFHLDNVEIITNGSLHRINNPDKYDLVIVDEAHKFRSDTSGMYNDLQKICKSRTKKILPDGSRELKRIILVSATPLNNRPEDIANQVYLFQDSKNSTLEVGNLQQFFRQQIDAYRKLRDEKNLEKVKEGVKHIYDKIRIKIIEPLTVRRTRTDLTIHKQYAQDLIDQGISFPHVQKPEKIFYELEPRLDLLYDKTIRCLSHPTDGLTYNRYRAIGFLKPHRKNKYQKADMISSQLAKIMKTLLVKRIDSSFHAFKQSLERFLNATKAMVRMFDNGKIYIAPNLPVSDYINEGKEEELLDLLLNKSLEDPTIEICEPDDFEPEFIVGLKRDYAILMELNMDWRGVDEDPKLAQFVIYLKEKLFNKKINKEQKLVVFSESKETTAYLELKLKAEIDKRVITVDSKSRKERMPVIRANFDANYPLMEQKNDYDIILSTEVLAEGVNLHRANIIINYDTPWNSTRLMQRIGRVNRIGSKASEIHIFNFFPTTKVNSDIELEKKAIMKLQAFHAALGEDSQIYSPDEETQTFGIFDHAIEEDRDEKLIYLMLLRELREKEPEIFKKVKNMPLRARVGRKSKIIRDSTISFIRDSRRDSFLYVKSNNEIEELTFLETAKQFEAKRDEMAFNLHSLHHKQVQKAVEHFSNTIEEEKARDKKVDITQGPNEKKALAYLDAFLNLSFANSFEKELILEAKEAIRKGKFQNLQRDLNKLQKAVKKTPLNPVLLLEQVMGILRSYPLERTQEDIIPEVAPSILIKNLNPDIIITESFTV
- a CDS encoding helix-turn-helix domain-containing protein, translating into MESFGSYIRLYRDAKRLPLRKVAAYLDIDTSTLSKIERNERSALPEYLKPLSEILQINLKDIQARFIADKINKDFGEMEYLPEGLKMAEKYIKIPAKEMK
- a CDS encoding helix-turn-helix transcriptional regulator, which gives rise to MTITSMPEKVHQGRAVKRLREILHVKQDVLADALNISQQSVSLLETKETIEPEQLELIAKTLKVPVDAIKNFNEEAAIYNIQHNYEGATANSTHFGRDYFNCTFNPMDKYIEAIEENKKLYEALLKSERDKIILLEKLLGEKKK
- a CDS encoding sensor histidine kinase, translating into MPISFENNTIATFSTAAPAPKSAPQTIELFLGIFAHELRTQVAGTVQVCRYIREGSKSEAFFQALETTTLDTLHILDNMLATVKFHNGKLDITPAYCQIDFRSWITPVIRQQERTAALQQKDVCLILNPSLENIQVTTDPVKLGQILQNLLSNALKYSHPGTVITVKCSLESNIITLQVINQGMEIPPDKASRLFMPYERLDNGLAGTGLGLFLSAQYAQALGGVLAVQSERGNTVFTLTLPVYR
- a CDS encoding HEPN domain-containing protein, whose amino-acid sequence is MRAHLPHLSKQQVIQLAKLIEKILLVLQPELIWCLGTRTTIMQDWSCFWPGEGYRETIFPTTFDLMILTTDIEKRPEYELIQLIEQQAASLPCEITCMVQKYAAFMDGLSFGYRFDTTVYRKAVPVYSSGRPFPAELPVEPAKEEIKTRITTQWNRCFTTAQRFFKTATDCQQENWLEQAVFNLHQAAQHTCMAILRGITGYRSTTHNLSRLLALIDNFSMEPSAIFPRLTREETELFNLLNKAYSDARYKEDYTVPAEKAAILIDRIKELMSVAESLYQTKLQELDRQPIIFPITTTHDTTA
- a CDS encoding site-specific integrase gives rise to the protein MNIGEKLNKKGDKIYFFYDLGRGPGQRPSTGVFIYANPQNQIQKNFNREALKILETKKSQLTIEQQAVGTPIIPAHKFKANFVEYFEDYIKLNKREGNRHLACCLTKFKAYIKSDFISPVDITENFCKRFRRHLLDTLTGETPANYYARFKWVVKAATKDGYFRNNPTEDIPAVRNPSAALKEHLESEEYVALLNTPCFNQQVKLAFLFSCYTGLRWVDVKRLEWQDLQGGTLITRIIQQKTGKPVVLTLHPIALAILEEIKQLSLSKTTSTNKVFSLPTANGANKVLGEWIKRAGVNKYVTWSCARLSFSILLKDKNVDDVTIAYLMGHTTTRQVQQTYKRHKPKDQSEAISHLPSFNIAGFL